A section of the Primulina eburnea isolate SZY01 chromosome 1, ASM2296580v1, whole genome shotgun sequence genome encodes:
- the LOC140828747 gene encoding protein TUNICAMYCIN INDUCED 1-like, with product MDLWFRSPYFSAVFCLVLISSKVSPSTASVAAQGFEPSLPAAIKDLKDATVKGLGFQSDDFKISGFDSSDAQVGKSVVYDFIVRIGHKVMPFKLVEDVNSWEYADLPIFRSEHPSMPGDESGLVDRRQLDDQMPVLSPFQLAGPMELWIQDANDMRISLPHDVDAGVLKKVILADGAVVIIKGARSVSLHHAVELPLPLNRTDNGFASGLLSMAENLLHGARSHNGPLVSLRIVGPTSLTSPASSSSSSKLKLKRLAPDLVELSSAAKRKSMDANAPPAIDLPGEPKALLATDFSSKFWPITSINGSNSKLVGIETLLSSLLGPSANKEGSFKLLKADVSAQTFIKIGFKVEKKIREGEEFFLEGYPEWRTKPETVTMHFEVLAKVDRNKIVPEKVLQVDPVMEEDSVTPYVLMGNISMSSIPIVYQPLSPFTL from the exons ATGGATCTGTGGTTCCGATCGCCGTATTTTTCTGCGGTGTTTTGTTTGGTTTTGATCTCATCTAAAGTCTCGCCATCAACCGCTTCGGTTGCCGCACAAGGTTTCGAGCCTTCGTTGCCTGCAGCCATTAag GATTTGAAGGATGCAACTGTGAAGGGATTAGGGTTTCAATCTGATGATTTCAAGATTTCTGGTTTCGATTCGAGTGACGCTCAGGTGGGGAAGTCTGTAGTGTACGACTTCATTGTTCGGATTGGTCATAAAGTCATGCCCTTTAAGCTTGTGGAGGACGTGAATAGTTGGGAATACGCCGATTTGCCAATTTTCAGATCGGAACATCCTAGTATGCCGGGTGATGAAAGCGGGTTGGTAGACAGGAGGCAATTAGATGATCAGATGCCTGTACTTTCCCCCTTTCAGCTGGCCGGTCCAATGGAGCTGTGGATTCAGGATGCAAACGACATGAGGATTTCTTTGCCT CATGATGTGGATGCTGGTGTGTTGAAGAAAGTGATCTTAGCAGATGGTGCTGTGGTCATCATCAAGGGTGCCAGATCTGTTAGCTTGCATCATGCAGTGGAGCTTCCACTGCCCTTAAATAGAACTGATAATGGTTTTGCTTCTGGTCTTTTAAGTATGGCGGAAAATCTACTACATGGGGCACGTTCCCACAATGGTCCTCTTGTTTCCCTTAGAATTGTTGGCCCCACATCACTTACATCACctgcatcatcatcatcttcttcAAAGCTTAAACTCAAGCGTCTTGCACCTGATCTAGTCGAGCTATCCTCTGCAGCAAAAAGAAAATCCATGGACGCCAATGCCCCACCAGCCATTGATCTACCAGGAGAACCAAAGGCTCTTCTTGCAACTGACTTTTCAAGTAAATTTTGGCCCATCACATCTATCAATGGCTCGAATTCCAAGTTAGTCGGCATTGAGACACTGCTTTCCTCTTTGCTCGGTCCTAGTGCGAATAAGGAGGGTTCTTTTAAGCTTTTGAAGGCAGATGTGTCAGCTCAGACTTTCATAAAGATAGGTTTCAAGGTCGAGAAGAAGATCAGAGAAGGTGAAGAATTTTTCCTCGAGGGTTACCCAGAGTGGAGAACAAAGCCTGAGACTGTAACTATGCATTTCGAGGTGTTGGCCAAGGTTGACAGGAACAAAATCGTGCCGGAGAAGGTGCTGCAGGTTGATCCTGTGATGGAAGAGGATTCTGTGACACCATATGTGCTCATGGGAAACATCTCAATGTCAAGCATTCCCATAGTTTACCAGCCTCTAAGTCCATTTACACTGTGA